In Phyllostomus discolor isolate MPI-MPIP mPhyDis1 chromosome 3, mPhyDis1.pri.v3, whole genome shotgun sequence, a single genomic region encodes these proteins:
- the HIRIP3 gene encoding HIRA-interacting protein 3 isoform X2: MTLRVRKHLSNAQTEAEKKNAGTTYLSWSKMAREDEMREFTRSFFGGRPDLSTLTHSIVRQKFLSHTGRHHLDPEEKQALKRLVEEELLKMQVDEAGAREGLDLVKEARRPPTPCKEPERKRFCLNSESEPSVATSSPDLVSPPAKNGMAAIVSPKQYSKTVESSDGEEQQRDLTAKIGLEKEVMKESCKEEKESSARTNKVWKEESSEEEDGEKKSKGRTRKKPGIRDRTQGKGGKRQSGSSEEDGKDKWRKLRPATKRTGKSAKVESGKTANGEASDLETEVSDTEAEGIPKGKRKNCSYRKSSKRSRTWSSSSSVGSPEPKGGRVRVGWKTTIKNKQAPGEISASRKQAMEENENSEEEPAQRTGNKGAKSHQESEKESEEEETLAKKEKTEEEEEDWKPRASSNRGEKSALSSEQKSRAARVLGNMGERKEEKEKADSGDDSGGNEELLVQRKSKDRNQGKGGKRQSGSSEEDGEDRWRKLRPASKSTGKSAKVESGKTANGEASDSEREVSDSEAGVTLKGERKNRTYRKSSKKCRTRSSSSSSSNGSPEPKGRKAGHHGEDHPAVMRLKRYIRACGAHRNYKKLLGSCRSRKERLCVLRAELEALGMKGNPSLEKCRALKEQREEAAEVASLDITNIISCSGRPRRRTAWNPSEAATPEELYRRALDSEEERRRPPRPDWSHMRGIISSDGESN; the protein is encoded by the exons ATGACACTGCGCGTGCGCAAGCACCTGTCAAACGCGCAGACGGAGGCCGAGAAGAAAAACGCGGGAACCACCTATCTCAGTTGGAGCAAAATGGCGCGGGAGGACGAGATGCGGGAGTTCACTCGTAGCTTCTTCGGAGGCCGCCCGGACCTTAG CACGCTCACGCACTCCATCGTGAGGCAGAAGTTCTTGTCTCACACCGGCCGCCACCACCTGGATCCTGAGGAGAAACAGGCACTGAAGCGGCTAGTGGAGGAGGAGCTGTTAAAGATGCAG GTGGATGAAGCAGGTGCCAGAGAAGGGCTAGACCTTGTCAAGGAGGCTAGGaggcctcccaccccctgcaaaGAACCAGAGAGAAAAAGGTTCTGTTTGAATTCGGAGTCAG AGCCCAGCGTTGCAACCTCCAGTCCAGACCTCGTCAGCCCCCCAGCAAAGAATGGGATGGCAGCAATAGTCAGTCCAAAGCAATATTCAAAAACAGTAGAGAGCAGCGATGGGGAAGAACAGCAGAGGGACCTTACTGCAAAGATTGGATTAGAGAAGGAGGTGATGAAGGAGAGCtgtaaggaggagaaagagagctcTGCTAGAACAAATAAGGTTTGGAAAGAAGAGAGCAGTGAGGAAGAGGATGGGGAAAAGAAGTCCAAGGGTAGGACTAGAAAGAAACCTGGGATAAGAGACAGGACTCAGGGGAAGGGTGGCAAAAGGCAGAGTGGAAGCAGTGAGGAGGATGGAAAAGACAAATGGAGGAAGTTGAGACCAGCTACTAAACGCACTGGAAAGTCAGCCAAAGTGGAAAGTGGTAAGACAGCCAACGGTGAGGCAAGTGACTTGGAGACAGAGGTGAGTGACACTGAGGCAGAGGGGATCCCCAAGGGCAAGAGGAAGAACTGCTCTTATAGGAAGAGCTCCAAGAGAAGCAGGACATGGAGTTCTTCTTCTTCAGTTGGCAGTCCAGAACCCAAAGGtgggagggtgagggtggggtggaaaaCTACAATTAAGAACAAGCAGGCACCAGGTGAGATTTCAGCCAGTAGGAAGCAGGCCATGGAGGAGAATGAGAACAGTGAGGAGGAACCTGCCCAGAGGACAGGAAACAAAGGTGCTAAAAGCCACCAGGAAAGTGAAaaggagagtgaggaggaggagacccttgccaagaaagagaagacagaggaagaggaggaggattgGAAACCCAGAGCTTCGAGCAACAGAGGGGAAAAGTCAGCTTTGAGCAGTGAGCAGAAAAGCAGGGCAGCGAGAGTGCTGGGAAAcatgggggagagaaaggaagaaaaggaaaaagcagacAGTGGGGATGACAGTGGAGGAAATGAAGAGCTCCTAgtgcagaggaagagcaaggacaGGAATCAGGGGAAGGGTGGCAAAAGGCAGAGTGGAAGCAGTGAGGAAGATGGGGAAGACAGATGGAGGAAGTTGAGACCAGCTTCTAAAAGCACTGGAAAGTCAGCCAAAGTGGAAAGTGGAAAGACAGCCAATGGTGAGGCAAGTGACTCAGAGAGGGAGGTGAGTGACAGTGAGGCAGGGGTGACTCtcaagggggaaaggaagaaccGCACTTACAGGAAGAGCTCCAAGAAATGCAGGACACgaagctcttcctcttcttcttcaaaTGGCAGTCCTGAACCCAAAGGCAGGAAG GCTGGTCATCATGGTGAGGACCACCCTGCTGTGATGAGACTAAAGCGCTATATTCGGGCCTGTGGAGCCCATCGCAACTACAAGAAACTCCTGGGCTCCTGCCGCTCACGCAAGGAGCGCCTGTGTGTCCTCCGGGCAGAGCTGGAAGCTCTAGGCATGAAGG GTAAcccttctttagagaaatgtcggGCTCTGAAGGAGCAGCGTGAGGAGGCAGCTGAGGTGGCTTCCTTGGACATTACTAACATTATCAGCTGTTCAG GTCGGCCACGCAGGCGCACGGCCTGGAACCCTTCAGAAGCAGCCACTCCTGAGGAACTATACCGCCGGGCCCTGGACTCAGAGGAAGAGAGGCGCCGTCCCCCACGCCCAGACTGGTCACATATGCGAGGCATTATCAGCAGTGATGGCGAGAGTAACTGA
- the HIRIP3 gene encoding HIRA-interacting protein 3 isoform X1 has translation MTLRVRKHLSNAQTEAEKKNAGTTYLSWSKMAREDEMREFTRSFFGGRPDLSTLTHSIVRQKFLSHTGRHHLDPEEKQALKRLVEEELLKMQVDEAGAREGLDLVKEARRPPTPCKEPERKRFCLNSESEPSVATSSPDLVSPPAKNGMAAIVSPKQYSKTVESSDGEEQQRDLTAKIGLEKEVMKESCKEEKESSARTNKVWKEESSEEEDGEKKSKGRTRKKPGIRDRTQGKGGKRQSGSSEEDGKDKWRKLRPATKRTGKSAKVESGKTANGEASDLETEVSDTEAEGIPKGKRKNCSYRKSSKRSRTWSSSSSVGSPEPKGGRVRVGWKTTIKNKQAPGEISASRKQAMEENENSEEEPAQRTGNKGAKSHQESEKESEEEETLAKKEKTEEEEEDWKPRASSNRGEKSALSSEQKSRAARVLGNMGERKEEKEKADSGDDSGGNEELLVQRKSKDRNQGKGGKRQSGSSEEDGEDRWRKLRPASKSTGKSAKVESGKTANGEASDSEREVSDSEAGVTLKGERKNRTYRKSSKKCRTRSSSSSSSNGSPEPKGRKFFPCQAGHHGEDHPAVMRLKRYIRACGAHRNYKKLLGSCRSRKERLCVLRAELEALGMKGNPSLEKCRALKEQREEAAEVASLDITNIISCSGRPRRRTAWNPSEAATPEELYRRALDSEEERRRPPRPDWSHMRGIISSDGESN, from the exons ATGACACTGCGCGTGCGCAAGCACCTGTCAAACGCGCAGACGGAGGCCGAGAAGAAAAACGCGGGAACCACCTATCTCAGTTGGAGCAAAATGGCGCGGGAGGACGAGATGCGGGAGTTCACTCGTAGCTTCTTCGGAGGCCGCCCGGACCTTAG CACGCTCACGCACTCCATCGTGAGGCAGAAGTTCTTGTCTCACACCGGCCGCCACCACCTGGATCCTGAGGAGAAACAGGCACTGAAGCGGCTAGTGGAGGAGGAGCTGTTAAAGATGCAG GTGGATGAAGCAGGTGCCAGAGAAGGGCTAGACCTTGTCAAGGAGGCTAGGaggcctcccaccccctgcaaaGAACCAGAGAGAAAAAGGTTCTGTTTGAATTCGGAGTCAG AGCCCAGCGTTGCAACCTCCAGTCCAGACCTCGTCAGCCCCCCAGCAAAGAATGGGATGGCAGCAATAGTCAGTCCAAAGCAATATTCAAAAACAGTAGAGAGCAGCGATGGGGAAGAACAGCAGAGGGACCTTACTGCAAAGATTGGATTAGAGAAGGAGGTGATGAAGGAGAGCtgtaaggaggagaaagagagctcTGCTAGAACAAATAAGGTTTGGAAAGAAGAGAGCAGTGAGGAAGAGGATGGGGAAAAGAAGTCCAAGGGTAGGACTAGAAAGAAACCTGGGATAAGAGACAGGACTCAGGGGAAGGGTGGCAAAAGGCAGAGTGGAAGCAGTGAGGAGGATGGAAAAGACAAATGGAGGAAGTTGAGACCAGCTACTAAACGCACTGGAAAGTCAGCCAAAGTGGAAAGTGGTAAGACAGCCAACGGTGAGGCAAGTGACTTGGAGACAGAGGTGAGTGACACTGAGGCAGAGGGGATCCCCAAGGGCAAGAGGAAGAACTGCTCTTATAGGAAGAGCTCCAAGAGAAGCAGGACATGGAGTTCTTCTTCTTCAGTTGGCAGTCCAGAACCCAAAGGtgggagggtgagggtggggtggaaaaCTACAATTAAGAACAAGCAGGCACCAGGTGAGATTTCAGCCAGTAGGAAGCAGGCCATGGAGGAGAATGAGAACAGTGAGGAGGAACCTGCCCAGAGGACAGGAAACAAAGGTGCTAAAAGCCACCAGGAAAGTGAAaaggagagtgaggaggaggagacccttgccaagaaagagaagacagaggaagaggaggaggattgGAAACCCAGAGCTTCGAGCAACAGAGGGGAAAAGTCAGCTTTGAGCAGTGAGCAGAAAAGCAGGGCAGCGAGAGTGCTGGGAAAcatgggggagagaaaggaagaaaaggaaaaagcagacAGTGGGGATGACAGTGGAGGAAATGAAGAGCTCCTAgtgcagaggaagagcaaggacaGGAATCAGGGGAAGGGTGGCAAAAGGCAGAGTGGAAGCAGTGAGGAAGATGGGGAAGACAGATGGAGGAAGTTGAGACCAGCTTCTAAAAGCACTGGAAAGTCAGCCAAAGTGGAAAGTGGAAAGACAGCCAATGGTGAGGCAAGTGACTCAGAGAGGGAGGTGAGTGACAGTGAGGCAGGGGTGACTCtcaagggggaaaggaagaaccGCACTTACAGGAAGAGCTCCAAGAAATGCAGGACACgaagctcttcctcttcttcttcaaaTGGCAGTCCTGAACCCAAAGGCAGGAAG TTCTTCCCTTGCCAGGCTGGTCATCATGGTGAGGACCACCCTGCTGTGATGAGACTAAAGCGCTATATTCGGGCCTGTGGAGCCCATCGCAACTACAAGAAACTCCTGGGCTCCTGCCGCTCACGCAAGGAGCGCCTGTGTGTCCTCCGGGCAGAGCTGGAAGCTCTAGGCATGAAGG GTAAcccttctttagagaaatgtcggGCTCTGAAGGAGCAGCGTGAGGAGGCAGCTGAGGTGGCTTCCTTGGACATTACTAACATTATCAGCTGTTCAG GTCGGCCACGCAGGCGCACGGCCTGGAACCCTTCAGAAGCAGCCACTCCTGAGGAACTATACCGCCGGGCCCTGGACTCAGAGGAAGAGAGGCGCCGTCCCCCACGCCCAGACTGGTCACATATGCGAGGCATTATCAGCAGTGATGGCGAGAGTAACTGA